The Borreliella mayonii genome has a segment encoding these proteins:
- the aspS gene encoding aspartate--tRNA ligase: MFKVIKCNELNEKLINKKVEINAWVKKIRHHGKFTFLNIRDRYEKAQVLINEEHLLKISEKIKLEYCIKIQGLLIKRPPNMINANMKTGYFEILAKNIEIISKCNELPFMIEDDNNASESSKLEYRYLDLRRDSLKNKIILRCQATHLIRNFFIKRKFLELETPTFVKSTPEGARDFVIPSRIHKGSFYALPQSPQLYKQLIMIAGFDKYFQIARCYRDEDSRGDRQPEFTQLDLEMSFIKKENIFKLIENMLFLIFKNCLNIYLPKKFKKITYKKAMNKYGSDKPDTRFELALQDVSRNLKNSEFNIFKDTLKNKGSIKILIVKDKADKFSRTKINNLEEIAKLYKTQGLYFTKIENNKFSGGIAKFLKTEEQQLIKTYSLENNDIIFFTANNKWETACKAMGQIRIKIANDLGLIDENKFKFLWVYDFPLFEYDENTKTYTPAHHMFSLPKKRYIANLEKNPKKTIGEIYDLVLNGVELGSGSIRIHNKELQQRIFNIIGFQKEKAEDRFGFFLKALEYGAPNHGGIAIGIDRLIMLMTKSTSIKDVILFPKNSFAASPLDNSPSKISNEQLKELGINIVADDT; the protein is encoded by the coding sequence ATGTTTAAAGTTATCAAATGTAATGAATTAAATGAAAAATTGATAAACAAAAAAGTTGAAATAAATGCTTGGGTAAAAAAAATTAGACACCACGGAAAATTTACCTTTCTAAACATAAGAGATAGATATGAAAAAGCTCAAGTTCTAATAAATGAAGAGCACCTTTTAAAGATCTCAGAAAAAATAAAACTCGAATACTGCATTAAAATTCAAGGACTGCTAATAAAAAGACCTCCTAACATGATAAATGCAAATATGAAAACAGGATATTTTGAGATATTGGCAAAAAACATTGAAATTATCTCAAAGTGTAATGAATTGCCGTTTATGATAGAGGATGACAATAATGCAAGTGAAAGCTCAAAACTTGAATATAGATATTTAGACTTAAGAAGAGATTCCTTGAAAAATAAAATCATTTTAAGATGTCAGGCTACTCATCTTATTAGAAATTTTTTCATAAAAAGAAAATTTTTAGAGCTAGAAACTCCAACTTTTGTAAAATCAACTCCAGAAGGCGCAAGAGATTTTGTAATCCCATCAAGAATTCACAAAGGATCTTTTTATGCATTACCTCAATCTCCACAGCTTTACAAACAGCTTATAATGATAGCAGGATTTGATAAATACTTTCAAATAGCCCGTTGTTATAGAGACGAAGATTCAAGAGGAGATAGACAACCAGAGTTCACGCAGCTTGATCTTGAAATGAGCTTTATCAAAAAAGAAAATATTTTCAAATTAATAGAAAATATGCTTTTTTTAATATTTAAAAATTGCCTTAATATTTACTTACCTAAAAAATTCAAAAAAATAACATACAAAAAGGCAATGAACAAATATGGAAGCGATAAACCAGATACTAGATTTGAACTTGCATTACAAGATGTAAGTCGCAATCTAAAAAATTCAGAATTTAATATATTCAAAGATACTCTAAAAAACAAAGGTTCAATTAAAATTTTAATAGTAAAAGATAAAGCTGATAAGTTTTCAAGAACAAAAATAAATAATTTAGAAGAAATTGCAAAGCTTTACAAAACACAAGGACTTTATTTTACAAAAATTGAAAACAATAAATTTTCTGGAGGAATTGCAAAATTTTTAAAAACAGAAGAACAGCAATTAATAAAAACCTATTCTCTAGAAAATAATGACATAATTTTCTTTACAGCTAATAACAAGTGGGAAACTGCATGTAAAGCAATGGGTCAAATTAGAATAAAAATTGCAAACGATCTTGGACTAATAGATGAAAATAAATTTAAATTTCTATGGGTCTACGATTTTCCATTATTTGAATATGACGAAAATACAAAAACCTATACACCAGCTCACCACATGTTCTCCCTTCCCAAAAAGCGATATATTGCCAATTTAGAAAAAAATCCAAAAAAAACCATAGGGGAAATTTATGATCTTGTTTTAAATGGCGTAGAGCTTGGTTCAGGTTCAATTAGAATACATAATAAAGAGCTACAACAAAGAATTTTTAACATAATAGGATTTCAAAAAGAAAAAGCAGAAGATAGATTTGGATTTTTTCTAAAAGCATTAGAATATGGAGCTCCTAATCATGGTGGCATTGCTATTGGTATTGATAGGCTAATAATGCTGATGACAAAATCAACTTCAATAAAAGATGTAATACTGTTCCCTAAGAATTCTTTTGCAGCAAGCCCTCTTGATAATTCTCCTTCTAAAATCTCAAATGAACAACTCAAAGAACTGGGAATCAATATTGTTGCTGATGACACTTAA
- a CDS encoding cation:proton antiporter, whose protein sequence is MNKKFFYITILIHLPNLLFSYSTKYDIEVKMSAFVMSLAIIVISSISIGNLVTKIGIPKVIGQITAGIILSPNAFGKIQIPLLFPLGITQIGENYLINEKIFAISTIASIILLFTAGLETDLKLFIKFLPRGGIIGITEVVGTFTSFVLMASIIFNVPLISPTSLFIGIIGTPTSAGIAASILSAKKKMSTSEGVTIISTSIIDDVLSMLMLTSVITISRSISDLDIASSIKAIIQNIVIWLCLTFSLIYMSETLSRLLKKLNSVTLATVITLSITLTIASIFQNLGMSFVVGAYVFGLAMSKTDIVYVIQDKLTIFERFFIPIFFTSIGLMSDINEIISKEVLILGLAISTIAIITKSIFCFIPALFLGFNKLGALKIATGMVPRGEVSLIMANVALSSGFISQKIFGIIIIMVFLPTIVATPIINFLFKINKSGLKKELPTDQNTNICVSFEYDNLAKILIWDLKNELRKEGFFTQQIKNDSSQYINARKNNISFSIKREGSKITFECPNNHLIIMQDLFRETILNLEKITKEVETVSLKAKKLDYSINYDKILSNINLNKRIKKENIILELKSSNKADVIRELLSVINIEIDKERIFQDLMEREKLITTALKEGFAIPHLKTNLISKIHIAIGISHEGIDFNALDKNLSHVFILILCPAKDYVSYPRILASVVGKVDLYKKEILNAKTDKEIYNIIVS, encoded by the coding sequence ATGAACAAAAAATTTTTTTACATAACAATATTGATACACTTGCCTAATCTTCTATTTTCATACTCAACAAAATACGACATTGAGGTAAAAATGTCGGCTTTCGTAATGAGTCTGGCAATCATTGTAATTTCATCTATTTCAATAGGCAATCTAGTGACTAAAATAGGAATTCCAAAAGTAATAGGGCAAATAACAGCGGGAATAATTCTAAGCCCTAATGCCTTTGGAAAAATTCAAATACCTTTATTATTCCCATTAGGAATAACTCAAATTGGAGAAAATTATTTAATAAATGAAAAAATATTTGCAATCTCTACCATAGCTTCAATAATATTGCTTTTCACAGCAGGACTTGAAACTGACTTAAAATTGTTTATCAAATTTTTACCACGCGGAGGAATTATTGGAATAACAGAGGTTGTTGGAACCTTCACAAGTTTTGTACTAATGGCAAGCATAATTTTTAATGTTCCTCTAATAAGTCCAACTTCACTTTTTATTGGAATAATTGGAACCCCAACATCAGCAGGAATCGCAGCAAGCATACTCTCAGCAAAGAAAAAAATGAGCACCTCAGAAGGAGTAACAATAATCTCAACTTCAATTATTGATGATGTGCTTTCAATGCTTATGCTTACAAGTGTAATAACTATATCAAGATCTATATCAGATCTTGATATAGCAAGCTCAATAAAAGCCATAATTCAAAACATAGTAATTTGGCTATGCTTAACTTTCTCTTTAATATATATGTCAGAAACACTCTCAAGACTTTTGAAAAAATTAAACAGTGTCACCTTAGCAACCGTAATAACACTCTCTATAACCCTTACTATTGCAAGCATTTTCCAAAATCTAGGAATGTCTTTCGTTGTTGGAGCCTATGTATTTGGACTTGCCATGTCAAAAACAGATATTGTATACGTAATTCAAGATAAACTAACAATCTTTGAAAGATTTTTTATTCCGATCTTTTTTACATCAATCGGACTTATGTCAGATATTAATGAAATAATTTCAAAAGAAGTTCTTATTTTAGGATTGGCAATTAGCACAATAGCAATAATTACTAAAAGTATATTTTGCTTTATTCCAGCACTCTTTTTGGGATTTAATAAACTTGGGGCCTTAAAAATTGCAACAGGAATGGTTCCAAGAGGAGAAGTTTCGCTTATTATGGCAAATGTAGCATTATCTTCAGGATTTATTAGCCAAAAAATATTTGGAATCATAATAATAATGGTATTTTTGCCAACAATCGTTGCAACACCCATAATAAACTTTTTATTTAAAATAAATAAAAGCGGACTCAAAAAAGAACTACCAACAGATCAAAATACAAACATATGCGTATCATTTGAATATGATAATTTAGCCAAAATTCTTATATGGGACTTGAAAAATGAGTTAAGAAAAGAAGGATTTTTCACCCAACAAATTAAAAATGATTCTTCACAATATATTAATGCAAGAAAAAACAATATATCTTTCTCAATAAAGCGAGAAGGTAGTAAAATCACATTCGAATGCCCAAATAATCACTTAATTATAATGCAAGATCTTTTTAGAGAAACAATCTTAAATCTAGAAAAAATAACCAAAGAAGTTGAAACTGTCTCTTTAAAAGCAAAAAAACTGGATTACTCAATAAATTATGATAAAATCCTTAGCAATATCAACCTAAATAAAAGAATAAAAAAGGAAAACATTATTCTAGAATTAAAATCAAGCAATAAGGCTGATGTAATAAGAGAGCTTCTAAGCGTAATAAACATTGAAATTGATAAAGAAAGAATATTCCAAGATTTAATGGAAAGAGAAAAATTAATTACTACTGCACTAAAAGAGGGTTTTGCCATTCCTCATTTAAAAACAAATTTAATATCAAAAATACATATTGCAATAGGAATAAGCCATGAAGGAATTGACTTTAATGCTCTTGACAAAAACTTAAGTCATGTTTTTATATTAATACTGTGTCCAGCAAAAGATTACGTTAGCTATCCTAGAATTTTAGCATCTGTTGTGGGCAAAGTTGATCTGTATAAAAAAGAAATTTTAAATGCAAAAACAGATAAAGAAATTTATAATATAATAGTGAGCTAA
- a CDS encoding HPr family phosphocarrier protein → MQEVEIEIINKDGIHSRSANIIAEFANKHSSCDIKITTKDGRKADAKSTIGIIILGIIYKEKVKITVIGKKEKLAIKNLLNSLKCNFQKSLKNEQKIFLHNNIDTLA, encoded by the coding sequence ATGCAAGAAGTAGAAATTGAAATAATAAATAAAGATGGAATACATTCAAGGTCAGCAAACATCATTGCTGAATTCGCAAATAAACACTCTTCGTGCGATATAAAAATAACAACAAAAGATGGCAGAAAAGCTGACGCAAAGTCTACAATCGGAATTATCATATTGGGAATAATATACAAAGAAAAAGTAAAAATAACAGTAATAGGGAAAAAAGAAAAACTGGCAATTAAAAATTTGTTAAATTCACTAAAATGTAATTTTCAAAAGAGCTTGAAAAATGAACAAAAAATTTTTTTACATAACAATATTGATACACTTGCCTAA
- a CDS encoding HPF/RaiA family ribosome-associated protein: MEPKIQTVNYKLNENEKIFILKKLEKFDTHIKKHIDNLKITIKKEHELFELDAHIHFNWGKIIHIREDGKILLNLIDSAIARLYKTATKEKEKKNNK, encoded by the coding sequence ATGGAACCTAAAATTCAAACGGTTAATTATAAATTAAATGAGAATGAAAAAATTTTTATTCTTAAAAAGTTAGAAAAATTTGACACTCATATCAAAAAACATATTGATAATTTAAAAATTACAATTAAAAAAGAACATGAGCTTTTTGAATTGGACGCACATATTCACTTTAATTGGGGGAAAATAATACATATAAGAGAAGATGGAAAAATACTTCTCAATCTTATTGATAGCGCAATAGCAAGACTTTATAAAACAGCAACTAAAGAGAAAGAGAAAAAAAACAACAAATAA
- the rpoN gene encoding RNA polymerase factor sigma-54, whose product MIKQKLKLSQNLNSIQIQTIKILSLNQKELTKLVLEESENNECLEIDSNKIFFETLKTYRFKKIFYKECDIIKNQHDIALEKTQTNTSLKEHLLLQLRIQRINEDELKIGEILINNLNSKGFHIINPYDLFKKEEKEKVKKIIELIQKFDPIGICVPNIIESLILQAKHHKLEANIIKILEKAELLEKTQEKLKEELKIRSKEFNTALEIIRQKLNPNPTLEFKDPDDTNFYVDPDILIINHNNKFKIKIKEVNIFKKELKRTIKNPQKQKKAKWLIESLRYRDEILAKIGIAIYTLQKEFLRRGFKSLRPMNLGILSEKIGVSKSTISRAIKNKYLKCEWGTILIKELFSSVGGAKTNEFSKLSIKITVKKLLETNKKMSDKAISAILKSKGISISRRTVNKYRNELKSEKGKTYYGT is encoded by the coding sequence ATGATTAAACAAAAATTAAAATTATCCCAAAATTTAAACTCAATTCAAATACAAACAATAAAAATATTGAGTCTTAATCAAAAAGAATTAACAAAGCTTGTACTAGAAGAAAGCGAAAATAACGAATGCCTAGAAATAGACTCAAATAAAATATTTTTTGAAACATTGAAAACATATAGGTTTAAAAAAATTTTTTATAAAGAATGTGATATTATAAAAAATCAACACGACATAGCTCTTGAAAAAACACAAACAAATACTTCTTTAAAAGAGCATCTTTTGCTACAACTAAGAATTCAAAGAATAAATGAAGATGAACTTAAAATAGGCGAAATACTAATAAACAATCTAAACAGCAAGGGTTTTCATATAATAAACCCTTACGATCTTTTCAAAAAGGAAGAAAAAGAAAAAGTAAAAAAAATAATTGAACTTATTCAAAAATTTGATCCAATTGGAATTTGTGTTCCCAACATAATAGAATCGTTAATTTTACAAGCAAAACATCATAAATTAGAAGCTAATATTATTAAAATTCTTGAAAAAGCAGAGCTTCTTGAAAAAACTCAAGAAAAGTTAAAAGAAGAGCTCAAAATAAGAAGCAAAGAATTTAACACAGCTTTAGAAATTATTAGACAAAAACTTAACCCCAATCCAACACTCGAATTTAAAGATCCAGACGACACCAATTTCTATGTCGATCCAGATATATTAATAATAAATCACAATAACAAATTTAAAATTAAAATCAAAGAAGTTAACATATTTAAAAAAGAACTTAAAAGAACAATTAAAAATCCCCAAAAACAAAAAAAAGCAAAATGGTTAATCGAATCCCTACGATATAGAGATGAAATACTTGCAAAAATAGGAATAGCTATATATACATTGCAAAAAGAATTTCTAAGAAGAGGTTTTAAAAGCTTAAGGCCAATGAACTTGGGCATTTTATCAGAAAAAATTGGTGTATCAAAATCAACAATATCAAGAGCAATAAAAAATAAATACTTAAAATGCGAATGGGGTACAATATTAATCAAAGAGCTCTTTAGCTCTGTTGGTGGAGCAAAAACAAATGAATTTTCAAAATTAAGCATTAAAATAACAGTAAAAAAGTTATTAGAAACAAATAAAAAGATGTCAGATAAAGCAATTTCTGCTATACTGAAATCCAAGGGAATCTCTATTTCTAGAAGAACAGTTAATAAGTATAGAAATGAATTAAAATCTGAGAAAGGGAAAACATATTATGGAACCTAA
- a CDS encoding chromate transporter, with product MILINLFITFLKIGLLNFGGGNGIAAIINNEIINNKHWITKEEFVNMITISRITPGPIATNIATYVGMKTAGIAGAIIATAALITAPIIIMIIILLILHKIGFLNYCLENLKPIIVALWIITIIILLENTYLKIENNKTELLRTLTIVGINFFILFFYNKISPALVIILSGFFYTLM from the coding sequence TTGATTTTAATAAATTTATTCATTACATTTTTAAAAATCGGATTATTAAATTTCGGAGGTGGCAATGGAATTGCAGCAATAATAAACAACGAAATAATTAATAATAAACATTGGATAACAAAAGAAGAATTTGTTAATATGATTACAATATCAAGAATAACCCCTGGGCCTATTGCAACAAACATAGCAACATACGTTGGAATGAAAACTGCAGGAATTGCAGGAGCAATAATTGCTACAGCGGCATTAATAACAGCTCCAATAATAATAATGATTATAATCCTCCTAATACTACACAAAATCGGCTTTTTAAATTATTGCCTAGAGAATCTAAAACCTATTATTGTTGCACTGTGGATAATTACAATAATCATTTTGCTCGAAAACACATATTTAAAGATAGAAAACAACAAAACAGAACTTTTGAGAACCTTGACTATTGTGGGAATTAATTTTTTTATTTTATTTTTTTACAATAAAATAAGCCCAGCATTAGTAATTATACTTAGCGGATTTTTTTATACATTAATGTAA
- a CDS encoding chromate transporter, whose amino-acid sequence MTKQMHKKKQKKIYEILDLFLLVFKTTTFTIGGGLIIISELKKIFVKKRKIISEDDFNKILATSNVIPGVTAINFVFLVGRKLGGFPCALLLTVAGILPSIIAIIMVFFYLKLVPNNIHVEKFLEGAKISSIIIMITVVLKFSKKMLNNSVIKWTICFLIIFAIFKLKIRISYILLIFFLVYTFKYITIKKILTKQEKDIG is encoded by the coding sequence TTGACAAAACAAATGCATAAAAAGAAGCAAAAAAAAATATATGAAATTCTGGACCTGTTTTTACTTGTCTTTAAAACAACAACATTTACAATTGGTGGAGGATTAATAATTATATCTGAGCTTAAAAAAATATTTGTTAAAAAAAGAAAAATAATATCTGAGGACGATTTTAATAAAATACTAGCAACATCAAATGTTATTCCTGGAGTTACAGCGATTAATTTTGTATTCCTAGTAGGAAGAAAACTTGGGGGTTTCCCATGCGCACTTTTGCTAACTGTTGCTGGAATTTTACCTTCCATTATTGCAATAATAATGGTTTTCTTTTACTTAAAATTAGTACCGAATAACATACATGTTGAAAAATTTCTCGAAGGTGCAAAAATATCTTCAATTATCATAATGATAACCGTTGTTTTAAAATTTTCAAAAAAAATGTTGAATAATTCTGTAATAAAATGGACAATATGTTTTCTTATAATTTTTGCAATCTTTAAATTAAAAATAAGAATATCATACATATTGTTAATTTTCTTTTTGGTATACACATTTAAATATATAACAATAAAAAAAATATTAACTAAACAGGAAAAGGATATCGGTTGA
- a CDS encoding mechanosensitive ion channel family protein: MFKELFIFQDYFNYIIEGVVGYGLKVSIAIALWYFLKLIVNKMGKILFKTLEKSRLEEKLEATVFNFLKSFFKILTDFVIVLIILPYLGVPTTSIIAVFGSLGLAIGLAAQGILSNFVSGFIVLNSKFFKCGDHIKCGDVEGLVEDIQIFFTTLKTFDEEIIKIPNSKLTSNFVVNFSANSRRRVVFSFQVPYDTNIGLLKDKIEDLMIFNNKKFNVEICSPTLIVKKYTPYYIVLQVRFFVNTEVFWDFKYFIGESIKNVLLDMKIKFPICFAPFDKLY, translated from the coding sequence TTGTTTAAGGAGCTTTTTATATTTCAAGATTATTTTAATTATATTATTGAGGGTGTGGTAGGTTATGGTTTAAAAGTTTCGATTGCTATAGCACTATGGTATTTTTTAAAGTTAATAGTTAATAAAATGGGAAAAATTTTATTTAAGACTTTAGAAAAGTCTAGATTAGAGGAGAAGTTGGAGGCTACAGTTTTTAACTTTTTAAAATCTTTTTTCAAAATATTAACAGACTTTGTTATTGTTTTAATAATATTGCCATATCTTGGGGTGCCTACAACATCTATTATTGCTGTATTTGGATCATTAGGGCTTGCCATTGGACTTGCTGCTCAGGGCATTTTATCTAATTTTGTTAGTGGATTTATTGTTTTGAATTCTAAATTTTTTAAGTGTGGAGATCATATTAAATGCGGAGATGTTGAAGGTTTGGTTGAGGATATTCAAATTTTTTTTACCACACTTAAAACATTTGACGAAGAAATTATTAAAATCCCAAACAGCAAGCTTACATCTAATTTTGTTGTTAATTTTTCGGCAAATTCTAGAAGAAGGGTTGTGTTTTCGTTTCAAGTTCCCTATGATACGAATATTGGTTTATTAAAAGATAAAATAGAAGATTTAATGATTTTCAATAATAAGAAATTTAATGTTGAGATTTGTTCTCCTACTCTTATTGTTAAAAAATATACTCCCTATTATATAGTTTTGCAGGTTAGATTTTTTGTTAATACAGAGGTTTTTTGGGATTTTAAATATTTTATTGGTGAGTCTATTAAAAATGTTTTATTGGATATGAAAATCAAGTTTCCAATTTGTTTTGCACCTTTTGATAAGCTATATTAA
- a CDS encoding glycosyltransferase family 4 protein — MKVAIFTDTYIPEKNGVATSIKQIKEGFEKNGYEVYIFCPKSKTALNEKNVYRCLSIQINKKLDAVIAFPNKRKIYKIIQSYKPDIIHTHSEFSMGKIGKQIALKQNIPIVHTSHTMWDYYLHYLGIFKYFIKPDKMMRKHYNKIKYFIYPSSKAKERYFQLSNNSKYKIIPNGVDRKLFIKILSKEKKDEILKKHNIKKTDKIIIFVGRINKEKNINSLVIHLKDLLMQNKNYKLIIIGKGSEEKEIKNFSIKHGLEKQILLIGTIPWEEICYYYKISDIFASLSKSEVYPMTVIEALTAGIPAILINDYIYKDVIKEGVNGFLIKKYENLSQCIEKVIKDDKILKTFKQNAKKYSTKFSSHFFTKKIENYYSEIIAEKNH; from the coding sequence ATGAAAGTTGCAATATTTACAGATACATATATTCCAGAAAAAAATGGAGTGGCAACATCAATAAAACAAATTAAAGAGGGATTTGAAAAAAATGGCTATGAAGTTTACATATTTTGTCCAAAATCCAAAACAGCTTTAAACGAAAAAAATGTTTACAGATGCTTATCTATTCAAATAAATAAAAAACTTGACGCTGTAATAGCTTTTCCCAACAAAAGAAAAATATATAAAATAATACAAAGCTATAAACCAGACATCATTCATACTCACTCCGAGTTTTCTATGGGAAAAATTGGAAAACAAATTGCATTAAAACAAAACATACCAATAGTTCACACAAGTCATACAATGTGGGATTATTATTTGCATTACTTGGGAATTTTTAAATATTTTATTAAACCCGATAAAATGATGCGAAAACATTATAACAAAATAAAATATTTTATTTACCCATCAAGCAAAGCAAAAGAAAGATATTTTCAACTTTCAAATAATTCTAAATATAAAATAATTCCAAATGGAGTTGATAGAAAGCTTTTCATAAAAATTCTAAGCAAAGAAAAAAAAGATGAAATTTTGAAAAAACACAATATAAAGAAAACAGACAAAATAATCATCTTTGTTGGCAGAATAAATAAAGAAAAAAACATAAATTCATTAGTAATACACTTGAAAGACCTTTTAATGCAAAACAAAAATTATAAGCTTATCATCATTGGCAAAGGAAGTGAAGAAAAGGAAATAAAAAATTTTAGCATTAAACATGGGCTTGAAAAACAAATATTGTTAATAGGAACAATTCCGTGGGAAGAAATATGCTATTACTACAAAATTTCCGATATTTTTGCTAGTCTATCAAAAAGTGAAGTATATCCAATGACAGTAATAGAAGCATTAACTGCTGGAATACCCGCTATTTTAATAAATGATTATATATATAAAGACGTAATAAAAGAGGGAGTAAACGGATTTTTAATAAAAAAGTACGAAAACTTATCTCAATGCATAGAAAAAGTAATAAAAGATGATAAAATACTAAAAACATTTAAACAAAATGCAAAAAAATACTCTACTAAATTTTCCAGTCATTTTTTCACAAAAAAAATTGAAAACTATTACTCAGAAATTATTGCAGAAAAAAATCATTAA
- the holA gene encoding DNA polymerase III subunit delta, producing the protein MQVVYLLLGNEQGLKEAYLKELLIKMDAFKSEVLVTKIFLSELSAVEFAEKLFSNSFFSKKEIFIVYESELLKVGKDLELVCNSILKSNNKTVIFVSNSNTCNIDFKNKLKFIKKVFYEISDDDKFTFVRRNFLNLNIKITDSAINLMLLMLNSDTKILKFYIDSFALFAKNNTIDEEDITSWISFIRFENTFSLFNSILRKDMTHSLIKIKSILDQGEDLINVLMSLIWQFKRLLKVQIDYNVCGSLQSALNKNKIFFSLNKIYRVGIKNYSISEIKIVLKILYKFDLYLRIYSKNIHQNLSYFLIFSILKLNNNFLMHCSSESKFNF; encoded by the coding sequence ATGCAAGTGGTTTATTTATTGTTGGGTAATGAGCAAGGTTTAAAAGAAGCTTATTTAAAAGAGCTTTTAATTAAAATGGATGCTTTTAAATCGGAAGTTTTAGTTACTAAAATTTTTTTGTCAGAACTCTCAGCTGTGGAATTTGCTGAGAAACTGTTTTCTAATTCTTTTTTTTCAAAAAAAGAAATTTTTATTGTTTATGAATCTGAACTTTTAAAAGTAGGAAAAGATTTAGAACTAGTATGTAATTCAATTTTAAAATCTAATAATAAAACTGTTATTTTTGTTTCTAATAGCAATACATGTAACATTGATTTTAAAAATAAGCTTAAATTTATAAAAAAAGTTTTTTATGAGATTTCTGATGATGATAAATTTACATTTGTGAGAAGAAATTTTTTAAATCTTAATATTAAAATTACAGATTCTGCAATAAATTTAATGCTTTTAATGTTAAATTCAGATACTAAAATTTTGAAATTTTATATAGATTCTTTTGCGCTTTTTGCCAAGAATAATACCATTGATGAAGAAGATATAACTTCTTGGATTAGTTTTATTCGCTTTGAAAACACTTTTTCCTTATTTAATTCAATTTTGAGAAAAGATATGACCCATTCTTTGATCAAGATTAAGTCTATTTTGGATCAGGGAGAAGATTTGATTAATGTTTTGATGAGTCTTATTTGGCAATTTAAAAGATTATTAAAGGTGCAAATAGATTATAATGTATGTGGGAGCTTGCAGAGCGCATTAAATAAAAATAAAATCTTTTTTTCATTGAATAAAATTTATAGAGTAGGGATTAAAAATTATTCAATTTCAGAAATTAAAATTGTTTTGAAAATTTTATATAAGTTTGATTTATATTTGAGAATTTATTCTAAAAATATTCATCAAAATTTATCATATTTTTTAATATTTTCAATTTTAAAGCTTAATAATAATTTTTTAATGCATTGTTCTTCAGAATCAAAATTTAATTTTTAA